A stretch of Zootoca vivipara chromosome 13, rZooViv1.1, whole genome shotgun sequence DNA encodes these proteins:
- the LOC118079090 gene encoding olfactory receptor 14A16-like yields MHNLTSMSAFLLLEFSDVRELQILHFFVFLVLYLTAIIGNLLIATAIALDHHLHTPMYFFLLNLAIMDLGTVSVLVPKSMAISLLNCRFISYFGCVAQVFFYILLGASDYALLTIMAHDRYVAICNPLHYETIMHKGACIRMVAIAWIFSLLYAILHTGITFANTFCSNAVNQFFCEIPKLLKLSCSNFYLVEVGVLVLSFSIALGCFIFIIVTYMEIFSTVRKIPSVHGKKKALSTCLPHLTVVSVLLFTGVFAYTRPPSEASSDLDIAFAVVYSIIPPTLNPFIYSMRNNEIKTALWKLLGVWRSSKTISRIL; encoded by the coding sequence ATGCACAATCTTACATCCATGTCTGCCTTTCTGCTGCTGGAATTCTCAGACGTTCGAGAACTGCAAATCTTACACTTCTTTGTATTTCTGGTATTGTACTTAACAGCAATAATAGGGAATCTTCTTATTGCTACTGCTATTGCTCTTGATCATCATCTTCACACACCCATGTATTTCTTTCTACTGAATTTGGCCATCATGGATCTTGGAACAGTTTCAGTCCTGGTACCCAAATCAATGGCGATTTCCCTCCTAAATTGCAGATTTATTTCGTATTTTGGATGCGTTGCTCAAGttttcttttatatcttattAGGAGCATCTGACTATGCTCTGCTAACTATAATGGCACATGACCGATATGTGGCCATTTGCAACCCACTCCACTATGAGACAATTATGCACAAAGGAGCCTGCATTCGAATGGTAGCCATTGCGTGGATTTTTAGCCTTCTTTATGCCATATTACATACTGGGATCACCTTTGCCAACACGTTTTGTTCTAATGCTGTCAATCAATTCTTCTGTGAAATCCCAAAGTTATTGAAGCTCTCCTGTTCCAACTTTTACTTAGTGGAAGTTGGAGTTCTTGTGCTAAGCTTTAGTATAGCACTTGGTTGTTTCATTTTCATCATCGTAACATACATGGAGATCTTTTCTACAGTGCGCAAAATCCCTTCTGTCCATGGTAAGAAAAAAGCGCTTTCCACTTGCCTCCCTCACCTCACTGTTGTCTCTGTCTTACTGTTCACTGGAGTATTTGCTTATACAAGGCCTCCCAGTGAAGCTTCTTCTGATCTAGATATAGCTTTTGCTGTGGTGTACTCCATAATTCCTCCCACATTGAATCCATTCATCTACAGCATGAGAAACAACGAGATCAAGACCGCCTTATGGAAACTCTTAGGTGTGTGGCGTTCTTCTAAAACTATATCCAGAATTCTATAA